A genome region from Panthera leo isolate Ple1 chromosome A2, P.leo_Ple1_pat1.1, whole genome shotgun sequence includes the following:
- the TAS2R16 gene encoding LOW QUALITY PROTEIN: taste receptor type 2 member 16 (The sequence of the model RefSeq protein was modified relative to this genomic sequence to represent the inferred CDS: deleted 1 base in 1 codon; substituted 2 bases at 2 genomic stop codons), translated as MMPLRLTIFFITIYVLKSLRAIMQRSLMFAVLGREWVQAKRLASVDLSLICLGICCFCLQWASVLYNFCSYFNPNYVFWYLSITXEFTNTLTFWLTSLLAVFYCVKVSSFTSHLFXLRWRMLRFVPWLLLGSLLVFCVSIIFSTIRNCVNVRLIAVGRFSTNSTMVKGLKTFHLFTISHLMVALVIPFLLFLASTILLMASLFQHMEQMQHHSTGHCMKAHTTALRSLTIFLILFTSYLLTLLISIMSISLDKRSWFGAWGAIICAIVSIHAA; from the exons ATGATGCCCCTCCGGCTCACTATCTTCTTCATAACCATCTATGTGCTCAAATCCTTGAGAGCAATTATGCAGAGGAGCTTAATGTTTGCAGTGCTGGGCAGAGAGTGGGTGCAGGCCAAAAGGCTGGCATCGGTGGACTTGAGTCTCATATGCCTGGGTATTTGCTGCTTCTGTCTACAGTGGGCATCTGTCCTGTACAATTTTTGCTCCTATTTTAACCCTAACTATGTATTTTGGTACTTATCAATCACCTGAGAATTTACTAATACTCTTACTTTCTGGTTAACCAGCTTGCTTGCTGTCTTCTACTGTGTCAAAGTCTCTTCCTTTACCAGT CACCTCTTCTAGCTGAGGTGGAGAATGTTGAGGTTTGTTCCTTGGCTGTTGCTGGgttctttgttggttttttgtgtgtCAATCATCTTTTCAACTATTAGGAATTGTGTCAATGTTCGCTTAATCGCCGTGGGGCGTTTCTCTACAAACAGCACTATGGTTAAGGGACTTAAGACATTCCATTTGTTTACCATATCTCATCTAATGGTTGCATTGGTTATTCCTTTCCTCCTGTTCCTGGCCTCCACCATCCTGCTCATGGCCTCACTGTTCCAACACATGGAGCAGATGCAACACCACAGCACTGGTCACTGCATGAAAGCTCACACCACTGCCCTGAGGTCTCTCACCATCTTCCTCATCCTCTTCACCTCTTACTTGCTAACCCTACTCATCTCTATTATGAGTATCTCATTGGATAAGAGGTCTTGGTTCGGGGCTTGGGGAGCTATCATCTGTGCTATAGTCTCTATTCACGCCGCTTAA